The Vicia villosa cultivar HV-30 ecotype Madison, WI linkage group LG1, Vvil1.0, whole genome shotgun sequence genome includes a region encoding these proteins:
- the LOC131613669 gene encoding uncharacterized protein LOC131613669: protein MMSFGIGISMNCFSLRMSPSCYALSHLSLSSSFSPCSSFNSNKLNLIQKASSQEIPSELVEDSKFVPINSEDPSYGPPALLLLGFEADEIFKIRQFLKELEGDFLKVIYCTKDMLTRSLWEAMHTSQERLEDVEIDKSLPRICFLSGLSGEEMMMFVDAFQETGLKSAAFAALVPNSADKPLYELIEEITGDHEMLTGEQL, encoded by the exons ATGATGTCGTTTGGCATTGGAATCTCTATGAATTGCTTCTCTTTGAGAATGTCTCCTTCATGTTATGCACTTTCCCATCTTTCActgtcttcttctttttctccatGTTCTTCCTTCAACTCCAACAAGCTCAACTTGATTCAAAAAGCATCATCTCAAG AAATTCCTAGTGAATTAGTTGAAGACTCAAAATTTGTTCCTATTAACTCTGAGGATCCAAGTTATGGTCCACCT GCCTTATTGTTGTTGGGATTTGAAGCAGATGAAATTTTCAAG ATTCGACAGTTTTTGAAAGAGTTAGAGGGTGATTTTCTGAAG GTGATCTATTGTACCAAAGACATGCTTACGCGATCACTTTGGGAGGCAATGCATACATCACAAGAGAGATTGGAAGATGTTGAG ATAGACAAGTCACTTCCTCGAATATGTTTCTTATCTGGTTTAAGTGGAGAGGAGATGATGATGTTTGTTGATGCTTTCCAAGAAACCG GACTAAAGTCAGCTGCATTTGCAGCTCTTGTTCCCAACAGTGCTGATAAACCACTGTATGAGTTGATAGAAGAAATCACTGGAGATCATGAGATGTTG ACTGGAGAACAGTTGTGA
- the LOC131613660 gene encoding uncharacterized protein LOC131613660 yields MFARRERAFQHKHARAKWFPAPRTHNEEASGSISRLSQRSSSQAHVHQEEALFTSDDLPPLADSYPGGLINTSLLIHYGDHIAPHVWVREEHDCLKSINHARKIHNIYHPIDDVACLLQLPIRGKLLDHSRIKRDKAQETMVIYLGVGPMEALKQCENTKCAYAKFSFLKELYEQNLELVEEADDDDLQVTYHRECALRRFFLLLVGTSMFVDKSATHVDVAYLNYFIDLEANNEWN; encoded by the exons ATGTTCGCTCGCCGCGAGAGGGCCTTTCAACATAAGCATGCCAGAGCAAAGTGGTTCCCTGCCCCTAGGACTCACAACGAGGAAGCGTCGGGTTCTATAAGCCGCCTCTCACAGAGATCCTCATCACAGGCTCATGTACACCAAGAGGAAGCTCTTTTTACAAGTGATGATCTCCCTCCACTTGCAGATTCTTATCCAGGAGGGCTCATTAACACATCATTACTGATACATTATGGAGACCATATTGCTCCGCATGTCTGGGTCAGAGAG GAACATGATTGTTTGAAATCTATTAATCATGCCAGAAAGATTCACAATATTTATCATCCTATAGATGACGTCGCTTGCCTTCTACAACTTCCCATTAGGGGGAAGTTACTTGATCATTCTAGGATCAAACGCGATAAAGCTCAGGAGACGATGGTGATTTATTTGGGAGTTGGCCCAATGGAAGCCCTTAAGCAGTGTGAGAACACCAAATGTGCTTATGCTAAATTTTCATTCTTGAAAGAGCTTTATGAACAAAACTTGGAGTTGGTTGAGGAAGCGGACGACGATGATCTACAGGTTACATACCATCGAGAGTGTGCTTTGAGGCGTTTCTTCCTATTATTAGTTGGCACGTCcatgtttgtggacaaaagtgcaacccACGTAGATGTGGCATACCTTAATTATTTCATTGATTTGGAGGCCAATAACGAGTGGAACTAG